CATAATCGCTAATGCACTCACTGCATCTATCTGGATCTATCATATATGTAGGCTCATCTTCGTAAATAGCCTCATCTGGACACTCTTCGCGACACGCATCGCAACTTATACAATCTTTTGTTATCATTAAAGACATTTTTAACCTTTCAAAGTAATTGTTTTAAAGCAGGTTTATACTATATTTTCACTTTAAAATATTTGAATTTGGCATAATTTAACGCTTTTTTAAATTTACTGGTATGGTTAAAGTCGCTATCGCTCCGCTTAAGTCTTCTTTGTTTTTTATACTAACCGTGCCACCCATAGCCTGAGCAGCACCTTTTGCTAAGAAAAGCCCAAGCCCCGTGCCACCTTTATCGCCATATCTCTTAAATGGCGCAAACAGATCCTTGCTCTCATCTATTCCCATACCACTATCGATAACATAGACGCTAAACTCTTTTCCTACTAGCTTTGATCTAATCTCGATCGTAGATTCAACTGGAGAAAATTTGATCGCATTTTGCACGAAATTTTGTATCACGTGTAAAAAAAGCGTCTGCTGAACTAATATCTTTAAAGATTGCGGTTTTAAATTTAGTTTTATATCTTTATTATCGCCTCTAGCTAGTATCAAAAAGTTATTTCCTATCTCATTTAAATAAGCTATAATATCGATATATACAGGCTTTTCAAACTGAGCTCCTTCTTGACGACCTATTTCTAAGATAGAAGTGATCATTTTATTCATTTGGTCTATAGATTCGTTATTATTTTTTAGAGCTTCTATATATTTTTGAGCCTCTCTTTGTTTTATGAGCGTAACTTCATTTTTAGTTTTCATAACAGCAAGAGGGGTTTTTAGCTCGTGAGCGGCGCCGACAAAAAGTTCTTTTTGATATTTAACAAACGTAAGTATCCGTCCGATCAGACGATTGATACTATCACCAAGAGGCTTAAACTCATCTGGAAGCTCATCTACACTAAATTCTTCTAAAAATCTCTCATTTAATTTACTAAGTTTTAAACTCAAAAGCTTTATAGGAAGTAGCAACATCCTAGATAAAAATAGAGCGTAAAATAGCACTAAAAATATAGCAGTCGCGTTTATTATCAAAATATCAACCAAAATTTGATTTACTATATTGCTGTATTCTGTAGTATCTTTTTCTATTACCAAAAGCATAGAATCTTTAAATGGATAATATAGCGTTAAAAAAGTACTCTCTTCTCTTTGAGTTTGGATAAATTTAGGACGTGAAAGTTTTTCTGAGTTTTCTTCTATTTTTATAAGGGTCAAATCTTTGATATTTGGATAATAAAATTCTATATTTCCGATCTGCAATTCGTTTGATAAAAGTATATTTTTAGCTTGTAAAGTTAAGCTTCCTACTATGTTTTCAAATATAGTGATCTTGATATAATGATATAACATCACCGAAAAAATTACAATCAGCATCGCTCCAGCAGATGCTAATTGTAATGCGAATTTAGCCCTTAAGCTTTTTTGGGAAAGCAAAATCTATATCCGCGACGTCTTACTGTTTCTATAGTAGAGATATTTAACGGTTTATCCATTTTTTGACGAATTTGATTGATAGCAACTTCTATAACGTTTGGAGTAACTAGCTCAGGTTCTTCCCAAATAGCATCTAAAAGCTGTTCTTTGCTTACTATTTGATCGCTATGACGTGCAAGATGAGTTAAAACTTCAAAAGGCTTTCCTTTTAGCTCTATCTCTTGACCTAGATATGTGATCTTTTCTTCATCTGGATCTATGGTTAGCTCATCTATTTTAATAACATTTGTGCCGCCAAAGCGAAGTCTAGCTTCAAGACGAGCTACTAAAACATCAAAATCAAACGGTTTTTTGATATAATCATCAGCACCAGCTCTTAAAGCCTTTATTTCGCTTTCTTTATCGTCTTTTGCTGAGATTATGACAGCAGATGTACGCGGGCTTTTTTGTTTTATAACATTGATAAGATCTACGCCATCTCCATCAGGCAACATCCAGTCGCTTAAAACTAGATCATAATTTCTAATACCTATATAATACTCAGCATCTTTGAAACTTTCTGAGCTATCTGTTTGGTAACCAAATTCCTGCAAACCCTCCGCTATTGTTTTATTTAGCGTAACTTCGTCTTCTACTATCAAAATTCTCATTATGTTTTCCTTAAAATACAAATTTTAGTCGTGATTCTACCATAAATTAAGTAATATTTCAAGTTATTTTAAAGTAAATTTAATAATACTTCTCTATCTGAGCCCCAACTCTAGCATTTGGTATAATATCTATTTTTGAAATTTTCATATAAAAATATCTTAAAGTAGGAAATATTTTTTTAAATTTTTTTCTAAAATGTTTCAATGCTTTTTCAACAGTTTCAAATTTCATCTCGTTAAACTCAGCAACTAAATACTCACAAACCAAAGCATAATCAACAAATTCTTTAGCTCTAAATTTAGCATCAACGACGATATATTGTGGCGTTATCCGCTCAAAATCCAAAAGCCCAATTATGGTTTTAAATTTAAGTTCCTCAATAAAAATAGTCGTCAA
The sequence above is a segment of the Campylobacter hyointestinalis subsp. lawsonii genome. Coding sequences within it:
- a CDS encoding YfhL family 4Fe-4S dicluster ferredoxin; the protein is MSLMITKDCISCDACREECPDEAIYEDEPTYMIDPDRCSECISDYAEPACIVVCPVDCIIPDPDNIETPEELKFKHEQYLEGN
- a CDS encoding sensor histidine kinase → MLIVIFSVMLYHYIKITIFENIVGSLTLQAKNILLSNELQIGNIEFYYPNIKDLTLIKIEENSEKLSRPKFIQTQREESTFLTLYYPFKDSMLLVIEKDTTEYSNIVNQILVDILIINATAIFLVLFYALFLSRMLLLPIKLLSLKLSKLNERFLEEFSVDELPDEFKPLGDSINRLIGRILTFVKYQKELFVGAAHELKTPLAVMKTKNEVTLIKQREAQKYIEALKNNNESIDQMNKMITSILEIGRQEGAQFEKPVYIDIIAYLNEIGNNFLILARGDNKDIKLNLKPQSLKILVQQTLFLHVIQNFVQNAIKFSPVESTIEIRSKLVGKEFSVYVIDSGMGIDESKDLFAPFKRYGDKGGTGLGLFLAKGAAQAMGGTVSIKNKEDLSGAIATLTIPVNLKKR
- the hsrA gene encoding homeostatic response regulator transcription factor HsrA, whose protein sequence is MRILIVEDEVTLNKTIAEGLQEFGYQTDSSESFKDAEYYIGIRNYDLVLSDWMLPDGDGVDLINVIKQKSPRTSAVIISAKDDKESEIKALRAGADDYIKKPFDFDVLVARLEARLRFGGTNVIKIDELTIDPDEEKITYLGQEIELKGKPFEVLTHLARHSDQIVSKEQLLDAIWEEPELVTPNVIEVAINQIRQKMDKPLNISTIETVRRRGYRFCFPKKA
- a CDS encoding dihydroneopterin aldolase, which encodes MTTIFIEELKFKTIIGLLDFERITPQYIVVDAKFRAKEFVDYALVCEYLVAEFNEMKFETVEKALKHFRKKFKKIFPTLRYFYMKISKIDIIPNARVGAQIEKYY